The proteins below come from a single Candidatus Flexicrinis affinis genomic window:
- a CDS encoding endonuclease III produces MAGQTSDEKRRKAKVKPVFDALHKVYGDLEWQPGVDPMDELVSCILSQNTNDANRDRGFYAMKAKYPTWQDVVDAPTPELVDVLRPAGLSNQKAPRIQRVLERIYDERGAYNIDHLAEMSLDEARAYLTSFEGIGPKTAAIVLCFAFGRPSFPVDTHVHRVGQRIGLLPNGITADKAHPVMESLFPVEWHYAGHIYLIRHGRDTCTARVAHCERCPLTAYCDHFAALEPAKPKKAASPKRGKS; encoded by the coding sequence ATGGCAGGACAGACAAGCGACGAGAAACGGCGCAAGGCGAAGGTCAAACCGGTGTTCGACGCGCTGCACAAGGTCTATGGCGACCTCGAATGGCAGCCCGGCGTCGACCCGATGGACGAACTGGTGAGCTGTATCCTGAGCCAGAACACCAACGACGCTAACCGCGACCGCGGGTTCTATGCGATGAAGGCTAAGTATCCGACGTGGCAGGACGTGGTCGACGCGCCGACGCCGGAGTTGGTGGACGTGCTGCGCCCGGCCGGGCTGAGTAACCAGAAGGCGCCGCGCATCCAGCGCGTATTGGAGCGCATCTACGACGAACGCGGCGCGTACAACATCGACCATTTGGCCGAGATGTCGCTCGATGAGGCGCGCGCGTACTTGACGTCGTTCGAAGGCATCGGGCCGAAAACCGCGGCCATCGTGCTTTGCTTCGCGTTCGGTCGTCCGTCGTTTCCGGTTGACACGCACGTTCACCGCGTCGGCCAGCGCATCGGACTGCTGCCCAACGGCATCACCGCCGACAAGGCCCACCCGGTTATGGAAAGCCTGTTCCCGGTCGAGTGGCATTATGCCGGCCACATTTACCTCATCCGGCACGGGCGCGACACGTGTACGGCGCGCGTTGCCCACTGCGAGCGCTGCCCGCTGACTGCCTACTGCGACCACTTCGCTGCCCTCGAACCGGCCAAGCCGAAGAAGGCCGCATCACCTAAACGTGGCAAATCCTGA
- a CDS encoding NAD-dependent deacylase codes for MDGDLERAASYLRQARHVAVLTGAGVSKESGVPTYRDALTGLWSNYSFEELASPDGFRRDPATVWTWYEERRAQLAYVQPNPGHVALAQLEPLFERWDLITQNVDDLHERAGSTNVCHLHGRLSETKCFADCQGAPTLIEPQAYVNGEQPPPTCPHCGAWLRPNVVWFGEMLDLNDLIVAQDAAEECDVMLVVGTSGLVFPAASMPYTAAQNGAVVIEVNPEATDISRIANVYLRGPSGEMLPRLLEQLRA; via the coding sequence ATGGACGGCGATCTGGAGCGTGCGGCCTCGTACTTGCGGCAGGCGCGTCACGTCGCGGTGCTTACCGGCGCCGGAGTCAGCAAGGAGTCGGGCGTCCCGACGTACCGCGACGCGCTGACCGGCCTGTGGTCGAACTACTCGTTCGAGGAACTCGCCTCGCCGGACGGCTTCCGGCGCGATCCCGCGACGGTGTGGACGTGGTACGAAGAACGGCGCGCGCAGCTCGCGTACGTCCAGCCAAACCCCGGCCATGTCGCGCTCGCGCAACTCGAGCCGCTGTTTGAACGGTGGGACTTGATCACGCAGAACGTGGACGATCTGCACGAGCGCGCTGGCAGCACCAACGTGTGCCACCTGCATGGGCGGCTGAGCGAAACCAAATGCTTTGCGGACTGTCAGGGCGCGCCCACGTTGATCGAGCCGCAAGCGTACGTCAACGGCGAGCAGCCGCCCCCCACTTGCCCCCACTGCGGCGCTTGGCTGCGCCCGAACGTGGTCTGGTTCGGCGAAATGCTCGACTTGAACGATCTGATCGTCGCTCAGGACGCGGCCGAAGAGTGCGATGTCATGCTCGTTGTCGGGACATCTGGCTTGGTGTTTCCGGCGGCCAGCATGCCGTACACCGCGGCACAGAACGGTGCGGTCGTCATCGAGGTTAATCCCGAGGCGACCGACATCTCGCGGATTGCGAACGTGTACCTGCGAGGCCCGTCCGGCGAGATGCTGCCGAGACTTCTGGAGCAACTGCGTGCGTAA
- a CDS encoding thiolase family protein, giving the protein MTDIVIVDAVRTPLGRRNGALREIHPVRLGSHVVCDLIARANLPIEEIDHVIMGCVSQSHEQTFNLARNVVLDAGLPDSIPATTVDFQCGSSQQAIHLAAGMVASGQAEVVIAGGVESMSRVPMGSSLHGGQPFTDRIMQTHNMIPQGLAADEIAQKWGISRAAVDEIGYHSHIHAAQAMQSGIFAREIAPIDGVDEAGAPVTVSHDQGIRPNADLAKMATLQPVFSESGVTTAGNSSQISDGAAAVIVTTSAWAKHLGLRPRARIVSMVTVGSDPHLMLTGPLAATRKALARAGMAFANIDLFEVNEAFAAVIAMWRSEFEPDMAKVNVHGGAIALGHPLGASGARLMTTLLNALDTHDKRFGLQTMCCGGGMGTGTIVERLS; this is encoded by the coding sequence ATGACCGATATCGTGATTGTTGACGCGGTGCGCACGCCGCTGGGTCGTCGCAACGGCGCCCTGCGTGAGATTCACCCCGTGCGGCTGGGTTCGCATGTCGTTTGCGACCTCATCGCGCGGGCGAACCTGCCGATCGAAGAAATCGACCACGTCATCATGGGATGCGTCTCGCAGTCTCACGAGCAGACGTTCAACTTGGCCCGCAACGTGGTGCTGGATGCCGGGCTGCCGGATTCGATCCCCGCGACGACGGTCGACTTCCAGTGCGGCAGCAGCCAGCAGGCGATCCACTTGGCCGCGGGTATGGTGGCCTCAGGGCAAGCCGAGGTCGTGATCGCCGGGGGCGTCGAAAGCATGTCGCGCGTCCCGATGGGCAGCAGCTTGCATGGGGGTCAGCCGTTCACCGACCGCATCATGCAAACCCACAACATGATCCCGCAGGGTCTCGCCGCCGACGAGATCGCGCAGAAGTGGGGGATCAGCCGTGCAGCGGTGGACGAGATCGGATACCACAGCCACATCCATGCCGCACAAGCCATGCAATCCGGCATATTCGCGCGAGAGATCGCGCCGATCGACGGTGTGGACGAAGCCGGCGCACCGGTGACCGTCAGCCATGATCAGGGCATCCGCCCGAACGCCGATCTGGCCAAGATGGCGACGCTTCAGCCGGTCTTCTCCGAGAGCGGCGTCACGACCGCCGGTAACAGCAGCCAGATCTCCGACGGCGCGGCGGCGGTGATCGTCACAACGTCGGCGTGGGCCAAGCACCTTGGCCTTAGACCACGGGCCCGCATCGTGTCGATGGTTACGGTCGGCAGCGATCCGCACCTGATGCTGACCGGCCCGCTGGCCGCGACGCGCAAGGCGCTGGCCCGCGCCGGTATGGCGTTCGCCAACATCGACCTGTTCGAGGTCAACGAGGCATTCGCTGCGGTGATCGCCATGTGGCGATCGGAATTCGAGCCGGACATGGCGAAGGTCAACGTACATGGCGGGGCGATAGCGCTCGGCCATCCGCTGGGGGCCAGCGGCGCGCGCCTGATGACGACGCTGTTAAACGCACTCGATACCCACGACAAGCGCTTTGGCTTGCAGACGATGTGCTGCGGTGGCGGCATGGGGACCGGCACCATTGTCGAAAGGCTGAGCTAG
- a CDS encoding VWA domain-containing protein produces MKRFAVLMLVSLLALPAFLLQPDITTAASTTLEITGVNAVEAPTITITVDVKDTVGQTVRGLTLEDFHLGGRLADVARIVSVQNVTEEDLPFATVLVIDTSGSMAGVPLERTVAAARDFINRLGPNDQVAVISFNDDVRVDVGFTADKNVALAAVNALRSGGQTALYDAAVDGIELAAQAPFPRRTVILLSDGAEYGGASVNPREAGPELSPVRGVPVYAVGLGFGTDRTYLEALAESSSARFYESPSPNDLEAIYTDLAALFRSQYILTLEFDAPLDGTIYPFTLQAQIDGGSTNIDAATVRAPIPVPIVSVSPVPTAPLAAPVTFIADVTADQALSSVDFSLAGQSFSLAEPPYTLAFDPFTVPPGDYALDVVATDADGDSGSISLPVTVAAIPARITLGTDLQALGAIREPVDVQIDVEGQTEVQEVDVRVDGAQVAAFDAFPAVFTLDPFEFAPGAHSIEFVARDASGAEGAVSQTIEIAALPPRIALSPSTFPGPLAEPTDVALTVSGQTEIVELAVTLAGETLQLAPQPETSFTIDPASLAPGAQRVLILATDSAGTTGSAALDVQIAALPPEVSIDGLVDGQVITGPFQLAVDVAGQSDQATVRVLADGREVLSGPAPLSLLASPEGWFAQPGSSTLTVDVVNAFNQRVTREFAVEVDSLLFPTATPTATATPNITQTAAALAFIAQATADAAATSDAGATAAAQSTAEFAATSAARATANAEATGFAAATQAALSTVEAQATADAQAALDAQATTDAQATLEAQASLSVEASAVAELTATAAADISMQATQDALSTVEAQQTQDAVATQGAQATVEAQATEAAEATQSAQVTLDAASSATAQARESAQSVATSIAVTALAATRDAENAEQTAVARQTAEAQVTADAEDRATAQAEMALLRQATADALATSQAEDAAATEQAATAEAQDQATAQAAAEQTSVALTEAPTTPAPVTDTATSTAEPTSTDTAEPTATDTEEPGPTDTPEPVTITPAPATDVVVPTPTVFDPTSTPSELTDVIAQGTQAPESSVALIAVIAGMALLLLILVIIIAARRRRQ; encoded by the coding sequence GTGAAACGTTTCGCCGTACTAATGCTGGTGTCGCTGCTGGCCCTACCGGCGTTCTTGCTTCAGCCCGACATCACCACCGCAGCGTCCACGACACTTGAGATTACCGGCGTCAACGCCGTTGAAGCGCCAACAATTACGATTACCGTCGATGTCAAGGATACCGTCGGCCAAACCGTTCGCGGCCTCACCCTTGAGGATTTCCATCTGGGCGGACGCCTTGCGGACGTCGCGCGCATCGTCAGCGTACAGAACGTAACCGAGGAAGACCTCCCGTTCGCCACCGTCCTCGTCATCGACACGTCGGGCAGTATGGCTGGCGTGCCGCTTGAGCGCACGGTGGCCGCCGCGCGCGACTTCATCAATCGGCTTGGCCCGAACGATCAGGTCGCCGTGATTTCGTTCAACGACGACGTTCGCGTGGACGTAGGATTCACAGCCGACAAGAACGTCGCGCTGGCGGCGGTCAATGCCTTGCGGTCCGGTGGACAAACGGCCCTGTACGATGCGGCCGTCGATGGCATCGAGTTGGCCGCGCAGGCGCCCTTCCCGCGGCGAACCGTCATCTTGCTCAGCGACGGCGCCGAGTACGGCGGCGCGAGTGTCAACCCGCGCGAGGCGGGGCCGGAGCTTTCGCCGGTGCGTGGTGTACCGGTGTATGCGGTTGGCCTCGGCTTCGGCACCGACCGCACTTACCTCGAGGCGCTGGCCGAGTCGAGCAGCGCGCGGTTCTACGAGTCGCCATCGCCGAACGACCTCGAGGCGATCTACACCGATCTGGCGGCGCTCTTCCGCAGCCAATACATTCTGACACTGGAATTCGACGCGCCGCTTGACGGCACGATCTACCCGTTTACGCTGCAAGCGCAGATCGACGGAGGGTCGACCAACATCGATGCCGCGACCGTGCGCGCACCAATCCCGGTGCCGATCGTCAGCGTGTCGCCTGTCCCGACCGCGCCGCTTGCCGCGCCAGTCACGTTTATCGCCGACGTGACCGCCGATCAAGCCCTCTCGTCGGTCGACTTTTCGCTTGCCGGTCAGTCATTTAGCCTTGCCGAACCGCCATATACGCTGGCCTTCGATCCGTTCACCGTGCCGCCCGGCGATTACGCCCTCGACGTCGTCGCCACCGATGCCGACGGCGACAGCGGCAGCATCAGCCTGCCGGTGACGGTCGCCGCCATCCCGGCGCGCATTACGCTCGGCACCGACCTGCAAGCCCTCGGCGCAATCCGCGAGCCGGTCGATGTGCAGATCGACGTTGAAGGTCAGACCGAGGTACAGGAAGTCGACGTACGTGTCGACGGCGCTCAGGTCGCGGCTTTCGATGCGTTCCCGGCCGTATTCACGCTTGATCCGTTCGAGTTTGCTCCGGGCGCGCATTCGATCGAATTCGTCGCCCGCGACGCGTCCGGCGCCGAAGGCGCCGTCAGCCAGACAATCGAGATTGCAGCCCTCCCGCCACGAATCGCGTTGTCGCCCAGCACGTTTCCCGGCCCGCTTGCCGAGCCGACGGATGTTGCGCTGACCGTCAGCGGCCAGACCGAGATTGTCGAACTGGCCGTCACGCTGGCCGGCGAGACGCTTCAGCTTGCGCCGCAGCCCGAAACGTCGTTTACGATCGACCCTGCCAGCTTGGCTCCCGGCGCGCAGCGCGTGCTGATCCTCGCCACCGACTCAGCCGGTACGACCGGCTCGGCGGCGCTCGATGTCCAGATTGCGGCTCTGCCGCCTGAGGTATCGATCGACGGATTGGTCGACGGACAGGTCATCACCGGGCCATTCCAGCTTGCCGTCGATGTGGCCGGCCAATCCGATCAGGCGACCGTACGCGTGTTGGCCGACGGCCGCGAAGTGCTCTCCGGGCCGGCGCCGTTGAGCTTGCTCGCTTCGCCGGAGGGCTGGTTTGCGCAGCCGGGCAGCAGTACCCTGACGGTCGACGTGGTCAACGCATTCAACCAGCGCGTCACCCGAGAGTTCGCCGTCGAGGTCGACTCGCTGCTGTTCCCGACCGCGACGCCGACCGCGACCGCCACGCCCAACATCACGCAAACGGCTGCAGCGCTTGCCTTCATCGCGCAGGCGACCGCCGACGCAGCTGCGACATCCGATGCGGGCGCGACCGCGGCGGCACAGTCGACGGCCGAGTTCGCCGCAACGAGTGCCGCGCGGGCGACAGCGAATGCCGAGGCGACCGGGTTTGCCGCTGCTACACAGGCCGCTTTGTCGACGGTCGAGGCGCAAGCCACAGCAGACGCACAGGCAGCGCTGGATGCCCAAGCTACGACGGATGCGCAGGCGACCTTGGAGGCACAGGCATCGCTAAGTGTCGAGGCGTCTGCTGTCGCTGAACTGACCGCGACCGCCGCGGCAGATATCAGCATGCAGGCGACGCAAGACGCATTGTCCACGGTTGAAGCACAGCAGACTCAAGACGCAGTGGCGACACAGGGCGCGCAAGCCACCGTGGAGGCACAGGCGACTGAGGCAGCAGAGGCGACTCAATCGGCGCAGGTTACGCTCGATGCTGCTTCTAGCGCGACGGCACAAGCGCGGGAGTCGGCGCAATCCGTCGCGACGAGTATCGCTGTGACCGCACTTGCCGCCACCCGCGATGCCGAGAATGCAGAGCAGACCGCAGTGGCGCGCCAGACGGCCGAGGCCCAGGTCACCGCCGACGCCGAAGACCGCGCGACCGCGCAGGCCGAAATGGCTCTGCTGCGGCAGGCAACCGCCGACGCGCTTGCCACGTCGCAAGCGGAGGATGCGGCGGCGACCGAACAAGCCGCGACGGCCGAAGCGCAGGATCAGGCCACCGCACAGGCCGCGGCGGAGCAGACGAGCGTCGCGCTGACCGAAGCGCCTACGACGCCGGCGCCGGTTACGGATACCGCGACATCCACCGCCGAACCTACTTCGACCGACACTGCCGAACCGACGGCGACGGATACCGAAGAGCCGGGACCGACCGACACGCCCGAGCCAGTCACCATTACGCCAGCGCCGGCGACCGATGTCGTCGTGCCGACGCCGACCGTGTTTGACCCGACATCGACGCCCAGCGAACTGACCGACGTTATCGCGCAAGGGACGCAAGCGCCGGAAAGCTCGGTCGCGCTGATCGCGGTGATCGCAGGCATGGCGCTGCTGCTGCTCATCCTTGTGATCATCATCGCAGCGCGTAGACGCCGGCAGTAA
- the gatC gene encoding Asp-tRNA(Asn)/Glu-tRNA(Gln) amidotransferase subunit GatC, whose translation MKFDLETVRGIAELAKLELTEEEIATYADQLAHILTYFEHLQELDTSHIEPTASVLPFTNVMRKDVAQPALDPSEVIANAPDSEDNQFRVSAVLPE comes from the coding sequence ATGAAATTCGACCTCGAGACCGTACGCGGGATCGCCGAGCTTGCCAAGCTGGAACTGACCGAGGAAGAGATCGCCACCTATGCCGATCAACTCGCGCACATTCTGACCTACTTCGAGCACCTGCAGGAACTCGACACATCGCACATCGAACCGACCGCGTCGGTGCTGCCGTTCACGAACGTAATGCGCAAAGACGTGGCCCAGCCTGCGCTTGACCCGTCCGAAGTGATCGCCAACGCGCCCGACAGCGAGGACAACCAGTTCCGCGTCAGCGCCGTGCTGCCGGAATAA
- a CDS encoding SH3 domain-containing protein, which produces MLRLTTVTLLCILLVAAGCTLSLPGQQAEAIPQFAGAPQVRITAPLANATYLQGVSVNVQVQVVNAGPDIDRVEVSVDGVLLAMLPEPNPTGASAFGVTQSFTPEDAGTYRIEARAFRAEGAPSDPAAVTINVIDSLPTRTPQATNTLSATLTVQATTAVPSVQPSATPRPPTQAGSVSQTPTSTLPPGPTAAVSATSTVPTARFQGIVNVRRGPSTNFEPPLGTFQAGQSTEILALNTDGTWLKVRFAGGEGWVFRQIVETDGPVDSLPREAGPPIPTLPPATATSPAPVVQPTSAPAQPTASSGDGPNLIVVNWEMRMINGGGINQINTNQPAIAFVRVRNTGNQPAGGFFALITIVNSSDSGNKIVEAGAIGGLAPGEEQIVQVGFTDTYPAGTGRTAVIRLDENNQIPETNEGDNESTPISYTLGP; this is translated from the coding sequence ATGCTCCGTCTGACAACCGTAACTCTGCTCTGTATCCTGCTGGTTGCCGCGGGCTGTACCCTCAGCCTGCCCGGCCAACAAGCCGAGGCAATCCCGCAGTTTGCCGGCGCCCCGCAGGTGCGCATCACCGCGCCGCTGGCGAACGCGACGTACCTGCAAGGCGTCTCCGTCAACGTGCAGGTGCAGGTCGTCAACGCTGGCCCGGACATCGACCGCGTAGAAGTGAGCGTGGATGGCGTGCTGCTGGCGATGCTGCCCGAGCCGAACCCGACCGGCGCCTCTGCGTTTGGTGTTACACAATCGTTTACGCCGGAAGACGCCGGTACCTACCGCATCGAGGCGCGCGCGTTCCGTGCAGAGGGCGCGCCCAGCGATCCGGCGGCGGTGACGATCAACGTGATCGACTCGCTGCCCACCCGTACACCGCAAGCTACCAACACGCTTTCAGCGACGCTGACCGTTCAGGCCACGACGGCCGTGCCGTCGGTGCAGCCGTCGGCCACGCCGCGCCCGCCGACTCAGGCCGGCAGTGTATCGCAGACGCCGACATCGACGCTGCCACCCGGCCCGACCGCGGCTGTCAGCGCGACATCGACCGTGCCAACCGCGCGCTTCCAAGGCATCGTCAACGTGCGGCGTGGGCCAAGCACCAATTTTGAGCCGCCGTTAGGCACGTTCCAAGCCGGCCAATCGACCGAGATTCTTGCGCTTAACACTGACGGGACGTGGCTCAAGGTCCGTTTCGCCGGTGGCGAGGGCTGGGTCTTCCGCCAGATCGTGGAGACCGACGGCCCGGTCGATTCGCTCCCGCGCGAGGCCGGCCCGCCGATCCCGACGCTGCCGCCAGCTACGGCGACATCGCCCGCGCCGGTCGTCCAGCCGACGTCGGCCCCGGCACAGCCGACTGCCTCAAGCGGCGATGGCCCGAACCTGATCGTCGTCAACTGGGAAATGCGGATGATCAACGGCGGCGGGATCAACCAGATCAACACCAATCAGCCCGCGATTGCGTTCGTACGCGTGCGCAACACCGGCAATCAGCCAGCTGGCGGGTTCTTTGCCTTGATTACGATCGTCAACAGCAGCGACAGCGGGAACAAGATTGTCGAGGCCGGTGCAATCGGCGGCCTTGCCCCCGGCGAGGAACAGATCGTGCAGGTGGGGTTCACGGACACGTATCCGGCAGGTACGGGGCGCACCGCCGTTATCCGGCTCGACGAGAACAACCAGATTCCCGAGACCAACGAAGGCGACAACGAGTCGACGCCGATCAGCTACACGCTGGGGCCCTGA
- a CDS encoding cation transporter, whose protein sequence is METKTVVVPNIGCNGCVNSIKMEVSEIPGVVEVVGVVDAKTVTVKWQDPATWPTIEAKMREIDYAPQS, encoded by the coding sequence ATGGAAACCAAAACTGTCGTCGTGCCGAATATCGGCTGCAACGGGTGTGTCAATTCGATCAAGATGGAAGTCAGCGAGATCCCGGGCGTGGTGGAGGTGGTCGGCGTCGTCGACGCCAAGACCGTCACCGTCAAGTGGCAGGATCCGGCGACGTGGCCCACGATCGAAGCTAAGATGCGCGAGATCGACTACGCACCGCAGTCCTAG